One Serinicoccus chungangensis genomic window carries:
- a CDS encoding helix-turn-helix domain-containing protein encodes MVLLRRELGDALRETRQTQGRTLREVSASASCSLGYLSEIERGEKEASSELLASICRALDVPLSQMLSTVADRVSLTETAETQMTTVLTEGLAQPIDPRRVGRRDSVVSAA; translated from the coding sequence ATGGTGCTCCTGCGACGCGAGCTCGGGGATGCCCTCCGCGAGACGCGACAGACGCAGGGTCGGACCCTGCGCGAGGTGAGCGCCTCGGCGTCCTGCTCCCTGGGCTACCTCTCCGAGATCGAGCGCGGGGAGAAGGAGGCCAGCTCCGAGCTCCTGGCCTCGATCTGCCGCGCGCTGGACGTGCCGCTGTCCCAGATGCTGTCCACGGTCGCCGACCGGGTGAGTCTCACCGAGACCGCCGAGACGCAGATGACGACAGTCCTCACCGAGGGTCTGGCGCAGCCGATCGACCCCCGCCGCGTCGGTCGCCGCGACTCCGTGGTCTCCGCCGCCTGA
- a CDS encoding CinA family protein, whose amino-acid sequence MTAPADPSGASVLVAALVARAEFVVTAESLTGGLVCAALTDVPGASGAVRGSVVAYASALKEQVLGVGSAVLAGPGAVSRECAEAMALGGARVLQADWCVSTTGVAGPGPSEGTPAGTVHVAVARREQVVGHRMLSLHGDRDHIRKATVSAALDLLQDCLTRGVSGGRGTVEARGAATAPEPPLGQARVDATAPGTAGDARGEEG is encoded by the coding sequence ATGACCGCGCCCGCGGACCCGTCGGGGGCCTCGGTGCTCGTGGCGGCCCTCGTCGCCCGCGCGGAGTTCGTCGTCACCGCCGAGTCGCTGACCGGCGGGCTGGTGTGCGCCGCGCTGACCGACGTGCCGGGCGCCAGCGGTGCGGTGCGCGGGTCGGTCGTCGCCTACGCGTCCGCGCTCAAGGAGCAGGTGCTGGGGGTCGGGTCCGCGGTGCTGGCGGGGCCGGGTGCGGTGTCACGGGAGTGCGCCGAGGCGATGGCCCTCGGCGGCGCACGGGTCCTGCAGGCCGACTGGTGCGTCTCGACCACCGGCGTGGCCGGGCCGGGACCGAGCGAGGGCACCCCCGCCGGCACGGTGCACGTGGCCGTCGCCCGTCGGGAACAGGTGGTGGGCCACCGGATGTTGTCCCTTCATGGTGACCGTGACCACATCAGGAAGGCGACCGTGAGCGCTGCGCTCGACCTGCTGCAGGACTGCCTGACACGAGGTGTGTCGGGTGGGCGAGGTACGGTAGAGGCACGAGGTGCCGCCACGGCACCCGAGCCACCCCTGGGGCAGGCACGGGTCGACGCCACGGCACCGGGAACGGCTGGCGACGCGAGAGGTGAGGAGGGATGA
- the pgsA gene encoding CDP-diacylglycerol--glycerol-3-phosphate 3-phosphatidyltransferase, with translation MIGPHDPDGPDLATAAVPPRVSSWNLPNALTVLRIALVPLFGWLLLSGGGDDPGLRWWALAVFLVAIGTDWVDGHLARKQGLITAFGKLMDPIADKALIGTALVGLSLLALLPWWVTVVILVREVGITLMRFVVIRRGVIPASKGGKLKTVLQAVGIAVLVAPVAGWFHELGVWVMYAATLVTVVTGVDYVRQALAPAGRPPAAGS, from the coding sequence ATGATCGGCCCGCACGACCCCGACGGACCCGACCTGGCGACGGCCGCGGTCCCGCCGCGGGTGTCCTCCTGGAACCTGCCCAACGCCCTCACCGTCCTGCGCATCGCGCTGGTCCCGCTCTTCGGCTGGTTGCTGCTCAGCGGGGGCGGCGACGACCCGGGGCTGCGGTGGTGGGCGCTCGCCGTCTTCCTCGTGGCCATCGGCACGGACTGGGTGGACGGGCACCTCGCCCGCAAGCAGGGGCTCATCACGGCGTTCGGCAAGCTCATGGACCCGATCGCCGACAAGGCGCTCATCGGCACCGCCCTCGTCGGCCTCTCCCTCCTGGCCCTCCTGCCCTGGTGGGTCACCGTCGTCATCCTCGTGCGCGAGGTCGGCATCACCCTCATGCGCTTCGTCGTCATCCGGCGCGGGGTCATCCCGGCGAGCAAGGGTGGCAAGCTCAAGACGGTGCTCCAGGCTGTCGGCATCGCGGTGCTCGTCGCGCCGGTCGCCGGCTGGTTCCACGAGCTCGGCGTCTGGGTGATGTATGCCGCGACCCTCGTCACGGTCGTGACCGGCGTCGACTACGTCCGCCAGGCCCTGGCGCCGGCGGGCAGGCCACCGGCCGCCGGGTCATGA
- the rimO gene encoding 30S ribosomal protein S12 methylthiotransferase RimO — MLESTRSVAVVTLGCTRNEVDSEELAGRLAAEGWTLVEDAADADVAVVNTCGFVEQAKKDSIDALLEANDLKRTGRTQKVVAVGCMAERYGEQLAAELPEADAVLGFDSYGDMSQHLRTILGGGSVPSHVPADRRRLLPISPSARRTSSTGVALPGHQQSREASTLTEGERAPLEQVAPATGPRVVRARLDGRPWAPLKIASGCDRRCAFCAIPMFRGAFVSRTPEEILAEATWLGERGVKEVFLVSENTTSYGKDLGDLRLVDALLPELTRVPGIERVRVSYLQPAEIRPDLLDAMAGTPGVVPYFDISFQHASGPLLRRMRRFGDRESFLGLLDQVRSRVPDAGIRTNVIVGFPGETEEDLAELTDFLGAARLDVVGVFGYSDEDGTEAEGYADKVPEHVIRERVEQVAALVEELTAQRAAERVGTHVEVLVEAVEDDDEEPRLVGRAGQQGPDVDGVTYLVDEDGRMPDLAPGAVVTARVVDTEGVDLVACPIASPGSEEPGR; from the coding sequence ATGCTCGAGTCCACGCGTAGCGTCGCCGTCGTCACCCTGGGGTGCACCCGCAACGAGGTGGACTCCGAGGAGCTGGCGGGGCGGCTGGCGGCCGAGGGCTGGACCCTCGTCGAGGACGCCGCGGACGCCGACGTGGCGGTGGTCAACACCTGCGGCTTCGTGGAGCAGGCCAAGAAGGACTCGATCGACGCCCTCCTCGAGGCCAACGACCTCAAGCGCACCGGCCGCACCCAGAAGGTCGTCGCGGTCGGGTGCATGGCCGAGCGCTACGGCGAGCAGCTCGCCGCGGAGCTGCCGGAGGCGGACGCGGTGCTGGGCTTCGACTCCTACGGGGACATGTCCCAGCACCTGCGCACCATCCTCGGGGGCGGCAGCGTGCCCTCGCACGTCCCGGCCGACCGTCGCCGGCTGCTGCCCATCTCGCCCAGCGCCCGGCGCACCTCCAGCACGGGGGTGGCCCTGCCCGGCCACCAGCAGTCGCGGGAGGCGTCGACCCTCACCGAGGGGGAGCGGGCCCCCCTCGAGCAGGTGGCGCCGGCCACCGGGCCCCGGGTCGTCCGCGCCCGCCTGGACGGTCGGCCGTGGGCGCCGCTGAAGATCGCCTCGGGCTGCGACCGGCGGTGCGCGTTCTGCGCGATCCCCATGTTCCGCGGTGCCTTCGTGTCCCGGACGCCGGAGGAGATCCTCGCCGAGGCGACCTGGCTGGGGGAGCGGGGGGTCAAGGAGGTGTTCCTCGTCAGCGAGAACACCACGTCCTACGGCAAGGACCTCGGTGACCTGCGGCTCGTCGACGCGCTGCTGCCCGAGCTGACCCGGGTGCCGGGCATCGAGCGGGTCCGGGTGTCCTACCTGCAGCCGGCCGAGATCCGCCCCGACCTGCTGGACGCCATGGCCGGCACCCCCGGCGTGGTGCCCTACTTCGACATCTCCTTCCAGCACGCCTCCGGCCCGCTGCTGCGCCGCATGCGCCGCTTCGGCGACCGCGAGTCCTTCCTCGGGCTGCTCGACCAGGTGCGCTCCCGCGTCCCCGACGCCGGGATCCGGACCAACGTCATCGTCGGCTTCCCGGGGGAGACCGAGGAGGACCTCGCCGAGCTGACCGACTTCCTCGGGGCGGCGCGCCTCGACGTGGTCGGTGTCTTCGGCTACTCCGACGAGGACGGCACCGAGGCGGAGGGGTATGCCGACAAGGTCCCCGAGCACGTGATCCGCGAGCGCGTGGAGCAGGTCGCCGCGCTCGTCGAGGAGCTGACCGCCCAGCGGGCCGCCGAGCGGGTCGGGACGCACGTGGAGGTGCTCGTCGAGGCGGTCGAGGACGACGACGAGGAGCCGCGGCTCGTCGGGCGGGCCGGGCAGCAGGGCCCGGACGTCGACGGCGTGACCTACCTCGTCGACGAGGACGGCCGGATGCCGGACCTCGCGCCGGGTGCGGTCGTCACGGCGCGGGTGGTGGACACCGAGGGCGTGGATCTGGTGGCATGTCCCATCGCGTCCCCCGGCAGCGAGGAGCCCGGCCGATGA
- a CDS encoding dipeptidase, whose protein sequence is MEQHTHPRSGTGRHLVVDGHNDLPWALRELVGAEDGPQVDLRSGTGARGLHTDLPRLRRGGVGGQFWSVYVPSSLGEAQAVVATLEQVDLVHRLVERYADHLALATTAAQVREAMAQGRVASLLGAEGGHSIGSSLGVLRVLHRLGVRYLTLTHNHNTPWADSATDEPEHGGLTGFGREVVGELNRLGMLVDLSHVAATTMRDALEVSTAPVLFSHSDARALCPSPRNVPDDVLASMASAGGVCMATFVPQFVSPACWRWQVEAREAAHGAGLDPNDHPSMTRFAVSWEERHPRPVATLQQVADHLDHLRAVAGVEHVGLGGDFDGTEQVVVGLEDVAAYPALLTELAGRGWSSADLDALTHGNVLRVLQDVEDVARA, encoded by the coding sequence ATGGAGCAGCACACGCACCCCCGGTCCGGGACCGGTCGGCACCTGGTCGTCGACGGCCACAACGACCTGCCCTGGGCGCTGCGCGAGCTGGTCGGGGCCGAGGACGGCCCGCAGGTGGACCTGCGCTCGGGGACGGGGGCACGCGGCCTGCACACGGACCTGCCTCGGCTGCGCCGGGGAGGGGTGGGCGGACAGTTCTGGTCCGTCTACGTCCCGTCCTCCCTGGGCGAGGCCCAGGCGGTGGTGGCCACGCTCGAGCAGGTCGACCTCGTGCACCGCCTGGTGGAGCGGTATGCCGACCACCTCGCCCTCGCGACGACCGCCGCCCAGGTGCGCGAGGCGATGGCGCAGGGCCGGGTCGCGTCGCTGCTGGGCGCCGAGGGCGGGCACTCGATCGGGTCCTCGCTGGGGGTGCTGCGGGTGCTGCACCGGCTGGGCGTGCGCTACCTCACCCTGACCCACAACCACAACACCCCCTGGGCGGACAGCGCCACGGACGAGCCGGAGCACGGCGGCCTCACGGGCTTCGGCCGCGAGGTGGTCGGTGAGCTCAACCGCCTCGGCATGCTCGTGGACCTCTCGCACGTGGCGGCCACGACGATGCGCGACGCGCTGGAGGTGTCGACCGCGCCCGTGCTCTTCAGCCACTCCGACGCCCGAGCCCTGTGCCCCTCGCCGCGCAACGTGCCGGACGACGTGCTGGCCTCGATGGCCTCCGCGGGAGGGGTGTGCATGGCGACGTTCGTGCCGCAGTTCGTCTCCCCCGCCTGCTGGCGGTGGCAGGTCGAGGCGCGCGAGGCGGCGCACGGCGCCGGGCTCGACCCCAACGACCACCCCTCGATGACCCGCTTCGCCGTGTCCTGGGAGGAGCGGCACCCTCGGCCGGTGGCGACGCTGCAGCAGGTGGCCGACCACCTGGACCACCTGCGTGCCGTCGCCGGCGTCGAGCACGTCGGGCTCGGCGGGGACTTCGACGGCACCGAGCAGGTCGTCGTCGGTCTGGAGGACGTCGCGGCCTACCCCGCCCTGCTCACCGAGCTCGCGGGCCGAGGCTGGTCCTCGGCCGACCTGGACGCGCTGACGCACGGCAACGTCCTGCGGGTGCTGCAGGACGTCGAGGACGTGGCGCGGGCCTGA
- a CDS encoding maleylpyruvate isomerase family mycothiol-dependent enzyme, with translation MAPGRRSSLEWVAAGTRLWEATLEAVEDPALRAPSLLPGWSRAHVVAHVALNARALDHLVTWARTGVETPMYASPESRDADIEELASAPAEDLRQRSRDDARVLAEGMDRLGPEQWQARVRVRQGTAIAADTIPWLRAREVFLHALDLGAAASDQDLPEGFAHALLGDVTRRRSRVEGHPSLVLREQDGEARWEVGRPGPDAPQVVGDVRGLAAWVTGRSATLPVRVTGGALPELPAWL, from the coding sequence GTGGCCCCCGGGCGCCGGAGCTCGCTGGAGTGGGTGGCCGCCGGCACCCGGCTCTGGGAGGCCACGCTCGAGGCGGTCGAGGACCCCGCGCTGCGGGCGCCCTCGCTCCTGCCGGGCTGGAGCCGGGCACACGTCGTGGCGCACGTCGCGCTCAACGCGCGGGCCCTCGACCACCTCGTGACCTGGGCGCGGACCGGGGTCGAGACGCCGATGTATGCCTCGCCGGAGTCCCGCGACGCCGACATCGAGGAGCTGGCGTCGGCGCCGGCGGAGGACCTGCGGCAGCGCTCCCGCGACGACGCCCGGGTGCTGGCGGAGGGCATGGACCGGCTCGGGCCCGAGCAGTGGCAGGCGCGGGTGCGGGTCCGGCAGGGCACCGCGATCGCCGCCGACACGATCCCCTGGCTGAGGGCGCGGGAGGTCTTCCTGCACGCGCTCGACCTCGGTGCCGCGGCCTCCGACCAGGACCTCCCCGAGGGCTTCGCCCACGCCCTGCTCGGTGACGTCACCCGTCGACGCTCCCGCGTGGAGGGTCACCCGAGCCTGGTCCTGCGCGAGCAGGACGGCGAGGCCCGCTGGGAGGTCGGCCGTCCGGGGCCGGACGCGCCGCAGGTGGTCGGCGACGTCCGCGGGCTCGCCGCCTGGGTGACCGGGCGGTCCGCCACGCTGCCGGTCCGGGTCACCGGCGGTGCGCTGCCGGAGCTGCCCGCCTGGCTCTGA
- a CDS encoding FtsK/SpoIIIE family DNA translocase: protein MTDTAHDLDPEHRRDGAGFVLLALALVVALREWWGLDGYVGDVIHVAAAGTFGRVALVLPAVLLFFAVRLFRAPGEQQATNRMSIGVTAMLVAASGITHLATGNPDYAEGSAVLQRSGGILGFMASSIPASAITVTGAYIVLTLLGVFGFLVLTRTPVHRIPDRIREVEQQLFDSARFDEVDADGNPVPRRRRGAGDLDGPRDGDVPFDQAAEVDRAARRSRRTAARKAAAEDDSTGEVAAPTTGRSAAKAAPRPGSRTAPAADAQGDSTDEIPGPRPGQKRPAAPTAVEKAKAAKTELEAPPTAQLPQRVEQLQLAGDVTYTLPESALLKPGTPHKERSEANDKVVEALTGVLEDFNIDAQVTDFSRGPTVTRYEVELGPGVKVERITALSKNIAYAVASADVRILSPIPGKSAVGVEIPNADRENVSLGDVLRSQTARNNTHPMVMGVGKDVEGGYVIANLAKMPHMLVAGATGSGKSSFVNSMITSILMRSTPDEVRLILVDPKRVELTAYEGIPHLITPIITSPKKAAEALAWVVKEMDHRYDDLAAFGYKHIDDFNKAIRAGKVTPPPGSERVLQPYPYLLVVVDELADLMMVAPRDVEESVVRITQLARAAGIHLVLATQRPSVDVVTGLIKANVPSRMAFATSSLADSRVVLDQPGAEKLIGMGDALFLPMGASKTMRVQGSWVTESEIHDVVAHVTGQLKPKYVEEVIAAPAKKQIDEDIGDDLDLLLQATEQVITTQFGSTSMLQRKLRVGFAKAGRLMDLMESRGIVGPSEGSKARDVLVKPDDLETTLALLQGQDPPRPEVETDSAPFDADPTDVADDDEEVPGSPLGDGAPAPGPRRDSRYDGDPISGTYVEDEEEPESEDAWSLTGRD from the coding sequence ATGACCGACACGGCCCACGACCTGGACCCCGAGCACCGCCGTGACGGAGCGGGTTTCGTCCTGCTCGCGCTGGCCCTGGTCGTGGCCCTGCGGGAGTGGTGGGGTCTGGACGGCTACGTCGGCGACGTCATCCACGTCGCCGCGGCGGGCACCTTCGGGCGGGTGGCGCTCGTCCTCCCGGCGGTGCTCCTCTTCTTCGCCGTCCGGCTCTTCCGGGCGCCGGGGGAGCAGCAGGCGACGAACCGGATGAGCATCGGCGTCACCGCCATGCTCGTGGCCGCCAGCGGCATCACCCACCTCGCGACCGGCAACCCGGACTACGCCGAGGGCTCGGCGGTGCTGCAGCGCTCCGGCGGGATCCTGGGCTTCATGGCCTCCTCGATCCCGGCGTCGGCGATCACCGTCACCGGGGCCTACATCGTGCTCACCCTGCTCGGGGTGTTCGGCTTCCTCGTGCTGACGCGCACCCCGGTCCACCGCATCCCCGACCGCATCCGCGAGGTCGAGCAGCAGCTCTTCGACTCCGCCCGTTTCGACGAGGTCGACGCCGACGGCAACCCGGTGCCGCGCCGTCGCCGCGGGGCCGGCGACCTCGACGGCCCGCGCGACGGTGACGTGCCCTTCGACCAGGCCGCGGAGGTCGACCGCGCCGCGAGGCGCAGCCGGCGCACCGCCGCCCGGAAGGCCGCCGCCGAGGACGACAGCACGGGCGAGGTGGCCGCGCCCACGACCGGCAGGTCGGCGGCCAAGGCCGCCCCTCGCCCCGGGTCGAGGACCGCCCCCGCGGCGGACGCCCAGGGCGACTCCACCGACGAGATCCCCGGCCCCCGACCCGGGCAGAAGCGACCTGCCGCCCCCACCGCGGTGGAGAAGGCCAAGGCGGCCAAGACCGAGCTCGAGGCGCCGCCGACCGCCCAGCTGCCGCAGCGCGTGGAGCAGCTGCAGCTCGCGGGGGACGTCACCTACACCCTGCCGGAGTCGGCGCTGCTCAAGCCCGGCACCCCGCACAAGGAGCGCTCGGAGGCCAACGACAAGGTGGTCGAGGCGCTGACGGGCGTGCTCGAGGACTTCAACATCGACGCCCAGGTGACCGACTTCAGCCGGGGGCCGACGGTCACCCGCTACGAGGTCGAGCTCGGGCCCGGGGTCAAGGTCGAGCGGATCACCGCGTTGTCCAAGAACATCGCGTATGCCGTCGCCAGCGCCGACGTCCGCATCCTGTCCCCGATCCCGGGCAAGTCGGCGGTCGGGGTGGAGATCCCCAACGCGGACCGGGAGAACGTCAGCCTCGGCGACGTCCTGCGCAGCCAGACGGCCCGCAACAACACCCACCCGATGGTCATGGGCGTCGGCAAGGACGTCGAGGGCGGCTACGTCATCGCCAACCTCGCCAAGATGCCGCACATGCTCGTCGCCGGCGCCACCGGCTCCGGCAAGTCGAGCTTCGTCAACTCGATGATCACCTCGATCCTCATGCGGTCGACCCCCGACGAGGTGCGCCTCATCCTCGTCGACCCCAAGCGGGTCGAGCTGACGGCGTACGAAGGCATCCCGCACCTCATCACCCCGATCATCACCAGCCCCAAGAAGGCCGCCGAGGCCCTCGCCTGGGTGGTCAAGGAGATGGACCACCGCTACGACGACCTCGCGGCGTTCGGCTACAAGCACATCGACGACTTCAACAAGGCCATCCGGGCCGGCAAGGTCACGCCGCCACCGGGGTCGGAGCGCGTCCTGCAGCCCTACCCCTACCTGCTCGTCGTGGTCGACGAGCTCGCCGACCTCATGATGGTCGCGCCGCGCGACGTCGAGGAGTCGGTGGTGCGCATCACCCAGCTCGCCCGGGCCGCCGGCATCCACCTCGTGCTCGCCACGCAGCGCCCCAGCGTCGACGTGGTCACCGGCCTCATCAAGGCCAACGTGCCGAGCCGGATGGCCTTCGCGACGTCCTCGCTCGCCGACTCCCGGGTCGTGCTGGACCAGCCGGGGGCGGAGAAGCTCATCGGCATGGGCGACGCGCTGTTCCTGCCCATGGGCGCCAGCAAGACGATGCGCGTGCAGGGGTCCTGGGTCACCGAGTCCGAGATCCACGACGTCGTCGCGCACGTCACCGGCCAGCTCAAGCCGAAGTACGTCGAGGAGGTCATCGCCGCTCCGGCCAAGAAGCAGATCGACGAGGACATCGGCGACGACCTCGACCTCCTCCTCCAGGCGACCGAGCAGGTCATCACGACCCAGTTCGGCTCGACCTCGATGCTGCAGCGCAAGCTGCGCGTCGGCTTCGCCAAGGCCGGCCGCCTCATGGACCTCATGGAGAGCCGGGGCATCGTCGGGCCGTCCGAGGGCAGCAAGGCCCGCGACGTGCTCGTCAAGCCGGACGACCTCGAGACCACCCTCGCGCTGCTGCAGGGCCAGGACCCGCCTCGTCCCGAGGTGGAGACCGACAGCGCCCCCTTCGACGCCGACCCGACCGACGTGGCGGACGACGACGAGGAGGTCCCCGGCTCCCCGCTCGGCGACGGCGCACCCGCCCCCGGGCCCCGTCGGGACAGCCGCTACGACGGCGACCCGATCAGCGGCACCTACGTCGAGGACGAGGAGGAGCCCGAGAGCGAGGACGCCTGGTCGCTCACGGGGCGCGACTGA
- a CDS encoding 2TM domain-containing protein, translated as MTTPVQGPTSPFDRTGPTDTPPPLPRPGTGGVEEVPGRADRAQVPGLPSPGGFPVPPGWTGCGTSGRGDLADSRRRVARAAALVGLLVAVWAVSGGGHFWPAWVMIGWGACLVPDITRLSEERRARGRAPS; from the coding sequence ATGACCACCCCGGTGCAGGGCCCCACCAGCCCGTTCGACAGGACCGGCCCGACGGACACCCCGCCGCCGCTGCCCAGGCCGGGGACGGGCGGGGTGGAGGAGGTGCCCGGGCGGGCGGATCGGGCGCAGGTACCCGGCCTGCCCTCGCCCGGCGGGTTCCCGGTCCCCCCGGGCTGGACGGGGTGCGGCACCTCCGGCAGGGGCGACCTGGCCGACAGTCGACGGCGGGTCGCGCGCGCGGCGGCGCTCGTCGGCCTGCTCGTCGCCGTCTGGGCGGTGAGCGGTGGGGGCCACTTCTGGCCCGCCTGGGTCATGATCGGCTGGGGGGCCTGCCTCGTGCCCGACATCACGCGGCTCTCCGAGGAGCGCAGGGCTCGTGGCCGTGCCCCGTCCTGA
- a CDS encoding 2TM domain-containing protein, with translation MSQPPQGPHDPVGGSFPLQPYRPHTELDPEMRERALQRLQQRKEFAQHLSVYLIVMTLLTAIWLVTGRGYYWPVWPMMGWGVGVAIHATTLRLDREPTEAQIAEEAARLRRRLGRPDHPED, from the coding sequence GTGAGCCAGCCACCGCAGGGACCGCACGACCCGGTCGGGGGGAGCTTCCCGCTGCAGCCCTACCGGCCGCACACCGAGCTCGACCCCGAGATGCGCGAGCGCGCCCTGCAGCGCCTGCAGCAGCGCAAGGAGTTCGCCCAGCACCTGTCGGTGTACCTCATCGTCATGACGCTCCTCACCGCCATCTGGCTGGTCACCGGCAGGGGCTACTACTGGCCGGTCTGGCCGATGATGGGCTGGGGCGTCGGCGTCGCCATCCACGCGACCACGCTGCGGCTGGACCGCGAGCCCACCGAGGCCCAGATCGCCGAGGAGGCCGCCCGACTGCGCCGCCGGCTCGGCCGCCCGGACCACCCCGAGGACTGA
- a CDS encoding ribonuclease J, with the protein MSHPHPELTAPPPLPDGGVRVIPLGGLGEVGRNMAVIEHRGKLLVIDCGVLFPEEHHPGVDLILPDFSSIEDRLDDIVAIVLTHGHEDHIGAVPYLLRLKPDIPLVGSQLTLALIEAKLKEHKITPLTLGVTEGGREQLGPFDCEFVAVNHSIPDALAVFIRTSGGTILHTGDFKMDQLPLDGRITDLRAFARLGEEGVDLFMTDSTNAHVPGFTTPERQIAPAIERVFHNAARRIIVACFSSHVHRVQQVLDAAEESGRKVAMVGRSMIRNMGIAADLGYLRIPDGVVVDLNRLTRLPDDKQVLICTGSQGEPMAALSRMAGGDHKIDVGEGDTVLLASSLIPGNENAVYRVINGLTRRGADVVHKENALVHVSGHASAGELLYCYNIVRPRNVLPVHGEWRHMVANADLAVQTGVPRDNVVIAEDGVVVDLVDGKVRIAGAVDCGYVYVDGSLVGAADETMLKDRRILRDEGFVTIIVVRDASSGAIAAGPEISTRGFAEGEDVFERVRPKLVAALEEAQRTGTQDSYQLQQVIRRTVGSFVGNKLRRRPMIIPVVIDA; encoded by the coding sequence ATGAGCCACCCCCATCCCGAGCTGACCGCGCCCCCGCCGCTTCCGGACGGGGGCGTCCGCGTCATCCCGCTCGGAGGGCTCGGTGAGGTGGGCCGCAACATGGCCGTCATCGAGCACCGCGGCAAGCTGCTGGTCATCGACTGCGGCGTGCTCTTCCCGGAGGAGCACCACCCCGGCGTCGACCTCATCCTGCCGGACTTCAGCTCCATCGAGGACCGCCTGGACGACATCGTCGCCATCGTGCTGACGCACGGCCACGAGGACCACATCGGCGCGGTCCCCTACCTCCTGCGGCTCAAGCCCGACATCCCGCTCGTCGGCTCCCAGCTGACCCTGGCGCTCATCGAGGCCAAGCTCAAGGAGCACAAGATCACCCCGCTCACGCTCGGCGTGACCGAGGGCGGGCGCGAGCAGCTGGGCCCCTTCGACTGCGAGTTCGTGGCCGTCAACCACTCCATCCCGGACGCCCTGGCCGTGTTCATCCGCACGTCCGGCGGCACGATCCTGCACACCGGCGACTTCAAGATGGACCAGCTGCCGCTGGACGGCCGGATCACCGACCTGCGCGCCTTCGCCCGGCTGGGGGAGGAGGGCGTCGACCTGTTCATGACCGACTCGACCAACGCCCACGTGCCGGGCTTCACGACCCCGGAGCGGCAGATCGCCCCGGCCATCGAGCGGGTCTTCCACAACGCCGCACGCCGCATCATCGTGGCCTGCTTCTCCTCCCACGTGCACCGCGTCCAGCAGGTGCTCGACGCGGCCGAGGAGTCGGGCCGCAAGGTGGCCATGGTCGGGCGCTCGATGATCCGCAACATGGGCATCGCCGCCGACCTGGGCTACCTGCGCATCCCCGACGGCGTGGTCGTCGACCTCAACCGGCTGACCCGGCTGCCCGACGACAAGCAGGTGCTCATCTGCACGGGGTCCCAGGGCGAGCCGATGGCGGCGCTGTCCCGCATGGCCGGCGGCGACCACAAGATCGACGTGGGCGAGGGCGACACCGTGCTGCTCGCCTCCTCCCTCATCCCCGGCAACGAGAACGCCGTCTACCGCGTCATCAACGGCCTGACCCGACGTGGGGCGGACGTCGTCCACAAGGAGAACGCGCTCGTGCACGTCTCCGGCCACGCCAGCGCCGGCGAGCTGCTCTACTGCTACAACATCGTGCGCCCCCGCAACGTGCTCCCCGTGCACGGCGAGTGGCGGCACATGGTCGCCAACGCCGACCTGGCCGTCCAGACCGGCGTGCCGCGCGACAACGTCGTGATCGCCGAGGACGGCGTCGTCGTCGACCTCGTCGACGGGAAGGTCCGCATCGCGGGCGCCGTCGACTGCGGCTACGTCTACGTGGACGGCTCGCTCGTCGGCGCCGCGGACGAGACGATGCTCAAGGACCGTCGGATCCTGCGCGACGAGGGCTTCGTGACGATCATCGTCGTCCGGGACGCCTCGTCCGGGGCGATCGCGGCGGGTCCGGAGATCTCGACGCGAGGCTTCGCCGAGGGTGAGGACGTCTTCGAGCGGGTCCGGCCCAAGCTGGTCGCGGCGCTCGAGGAGGCCCAGCGCACGGGGACCCAGGACAGCTACCAGCTGCAGCAGGTCATCCGGCGCACGGTCGGCTCGTTCGTCGGCAACAAGCTGCGCCGCCGCCCGATGATCATCCCCGTCGTCATCGACGCCTGA